Proteins from a single region of Candidatus Woesearchaeota archaeon:
- a CDS encoding ribonuclease H-like domain-containing protein — MIRHSFIFLPSCTPLREQKLWAAGIKDWATFRKLPKIKGINPERKILYDTSLKVADEALQQGNSSYFVGKMPLIHAWRFYDYFRDQTCFVDIETDANKVVTVVGISNYYHTNQFVKGMNLTRDALRRELAPYKLIITFNGAAFDLPILRKEYGLELAIPHIDLKPLCAQFKLMGGLKEVERILNLKRPTHLYGNPIDLWKAFHASRDKEYLDLLLHYNAEDIENLKGIMEHIWKLKKEQMQKLLA, encoded by the coding sequence ATGATCCGTCACTCTTTTATTTTTCTTCCCAGCTGTACGCCACTGCGTGAGCAAAAGCTCTGGGCAGCTGGTATCAAAGATTGGGCGACGTTTCGAAAGCTGCCAAAGATTAAAGGGATAAATCCAGAACGCAAAATTCTCTATGATACTTCGCTCAAAGTTGCAGATGAGGCATTACAGCAGGGAAATAGCTCTTATTTTGTAGGAAAAATGCCATTAATTCATGCATGGCGATTCTATGATTATTTTCGTGACCAAACGTGCTTTGTGGATATTGAAACAGATGCCAATAAAGTTGTAACTGTTGTTGGAATTTCAAATTATTACCATACTAATCAATTTGTCAAAGGGATGAATCTTACTCGTGATGCACTGCGACGAGAACTTGCGCCATACAAGTTAATTATCACGTTTAATGGTGCAGCATTTGATCTGCCGATCTTACGTAAAGAGTATGGTTTAGAGCTTGCCATACCCCATATTGATCTCAAGCCGTTGTGCGCGCAATTCAAATTGATGGGAGGACTTAAAGAGGTAGAACGAATTTTAAATCTCAAGCGACCAACCCATTTATATGGAAATCCGATTGATTTGTGGAAAGCGTTTCATGCCAGCAGGGATAAAGAATATTTAGATCTGCTATTGCATTATAATGCAGAAGATATTGAAAATTTGAAAGGAATTATGGAGCATATTTGGAAACTGAAAAAAGAGCAAATGCAAAAATTGTTGGCTTAA
- a CDS encoding TldD/PmbA family protein, with protein MTNPRRRVLKSATYSPDALFRALEKPLQQAMLLSNRQPVDGTVITLKPMYGSVHYRASDQEVIELHEGEDTGQRSKGSGTCASLILYSSFSPQGSGRIVMGLTGLGRNTKAIEQTLGSVIDGAVKHANMAFLIGLGHAQVGMDHPLVPLPQATVINYIQTPLENLPPIDNLALIVDRAFATHAPQNAIRSLTLKTDATAEFFIDSTGSRIYQIGRTVQVNLALQGLDRKGHPYAVEKALLFRDVADLERIVGRNAEKLSAEFTAKANPINVITGEYPVFLDGAAFGTYIHEAMAAHMLSGKYVTDGSSNVYQPERIGERVLPAWITIVDDPTLHDGKGSYRYDIEGTEALPVVLIEKGVLCNYLLDTTSAAALSLLTGKTYVSNGRARSDWAVAAGDVRDVEPRVTNVIIDAGDYAQPHREVEKMFQKAIGDSPRKLGIYVQGGGGQVDPTTGLFVLEPECAWLVDENGNMRALRESQVVAQVDALDRNVLAVSDKYGTGYGHCGAESGWVPTQHRGPAVLFKDIKVIGGSRDTRTAPLSHGE; from the coding sequence ATGACAAATCCACGAAGAAGAGTGTTAAAAAGTGCCACTTATAGTCCTGATGCATTATTTCGTGCTTTAGAAAAGCCACTCCAACAAGCTATGTTACTTTCTAACAGACAACCGGTTGATGGGACGGTTATTACACTTAAACCAATGTATGGTTCTGTTCACTACCGAGCAAGCGATCAAGAAGTAATAGAACTACATGAAGGAGAAGATACGGGACAAAGATCAAAAGGTTCTGGAACCTGTGCTAGTCTTATTTTATATTCCAGTTTTAGTCCTCAAGGAAGCGGAAGAATCGTTATGGGTCTCACTGGGTTAGGAAGGAACACCAAAGCAATTGAACAGACATTAGGAAGTGTTATAGATGGGGCTGTTAAGCATGCAAATATGGCTTTTCTAATCGGATTAGGTCATGCCCAAGTAGGTATGGATCATCCGCTAGTGCCTCTACCCCAAGCAACTGTTATTAATTATATTCAAACACCATTAGAAAACTTACCCCCCATTGATAACTTAGCTTTAATAGTGGATAGGGCTTTTGCTACCCATGCACCTCAAAATGCCATACGTTCTCTTACTTTAAAAACCGATGCAACTGCGGAGTTTTTTATAGACTCTACGGGAAGCAGAATTTATCAAATAGGAAGAACAGTACAGGTGAATTTGGCATTGCAAGGATTAGATCGTAAAGGTCACCCTTATGCTGTGGAAAAAGCGTTACTATTTCGTGATGTTGCAGATCTGGAAAGGATTGTTGGAAGGAATGCAGAAAAACTATCTGCCGAGTTTACCGCAAAGGCAAACCCAATCAATGTTATAACTGGAGAGTATCCTGTCTTTTTAGATGGTGCGGCATTTGGTACGTATATCCATGAAGCAATGGCTGCACATATGCTCTCAGGAAAATATGTTACAGATGGTTCTTCTAATGTGTACCAACCGGAACGGATCGGTGAACGTGTTCTTCCAGCATGGATTACAATCGTTGATGACCCTACACTTCATGATGGGAAAGGTTCTTACAGATATGACATAGAAGGTACAGAAGCATTGCCTGTTGTTCTTATTGAAAAAGGAGTGCTATGTAATTATTTATTAGACACAACGAGTGCAGCGGCATTATCTCTTCTTACTGGTAAGACTTATGTTTCCAATGGACGAGCACGCAGTGATTGGGCAGTTGCAGCAGGAGATGTTCGAGACGTTGAACCGCGTGTTACAAATGTGATTATAGATGCAGGAGATTATGCTCAACCCCACAGGGAAGTTGAAAAAATGTTTCAGAAAGCAATTGGAGATTCACCTCGAAAATTAGGGATTTATGTTCAGGGAGGAGGAGGACAAGTCGATCCAACAACTGGACTTTTCGTCCTAGAACCGGAGTGTGCATGGTTAGTAGATGAAAATGGAAATATGCGAGCATTACGTGAATCACAGGTGGTTGCACAAGTTGATGCTTTAGACAGAAATGTCCTTGCGGTTTCTGATAAATATGGCACAGGATATGGGCATTGTGGGGCTGAATCAGGATGGGTTCCTACACAACATCGAGGTCCTGCGGTTCTTTTCAAGGATATTAAAGTGATTGGTGGTTCTCGAGATACTAGGACTGCTCCTCTTTCTCATGGGGAGTAA